A genomic region of Roseateles amylovorans contains the following coding sequences:
- the gspG gene encoding type II secretion system major pseudopilin GspG, translated as MVVRHRLRSKTQQGFTLIEIMVVLVIMGVLAALVVPNLMERPDQARATAARQDVGALMQALKLYRLDNGDYPSAAQGLGALVDKPVAGKPPTNWRKYLERLPNDPWGRPYHYLNPGTNGEIDVFSLGADGEPGGDKASADVGSWQL; from the coding sequence ATGGTTGTCAGGCATCGACTGCGCAGCAAGACGCAGCAGGGATTCACGTTGATCGAGATCATGGTGGTGCTGGTGATCATGGGCGTTCTCGCGGCGCTGGTCGTCCCCAACCTGATGGAGCGCCCCGATCAGGCCCGCGCCACCGCCGCACGTCAGGACGTCGGCGCCCTGATGCAGGCGCTCAAGCTGTACCGGCTCGACAACGGCGACTATCCCAGTGCCGCCCAGGGGCTGGGCGCACTGGTCGACAAACCGGTCGCCGGCAAGCCGCCCACCAATTGGCGCAAGTACCTGGAGCGGCTGCCCAATGACCCGTGGGGCCGCCCCTATCACTATCTCAATCCCGGCACCAACGGCGAGATCGACGTGTTCTCCCTCGGCGCCGACGGCGAACCCGGCGGGGACAAGGCCAGCGCCGACGTCGGCTCCTGGCAACTCTAG
- the gspL gene encoding type II secretion system protein GspL, whose translation MTTRTPFPGSSGFEKAPDVIQAELLRLMLPPTRMLETATVRAAWRLPQGEWHEATFEHLADVAVRLRARRVEACPHPSEVSMTELTLPPLPAKLLRTALLGELDLLVLSDTATLAVASGTRTGTGQVPLAWMSAEALSQITQTLQRIGLPVQAVLPPPAFLPQPEDGESGDGRATAVCIDDWVVVRSAADEGLLLPNAEGSRGAAQIEQRLRATRPDHPGVRWLQLKGEGDFVSDGPAARTQVDSEDTDGGHGEEASELPAPSTSAWSGSGWTWSLPLARRHGAGADHRWLAPALGWSMAAAMVAVVGLQVQASDLAAQGKALSRQMAADVKAAFPDVPVVINPLQQARQLRDARRAGVAVGGAPSDDPAALLRAGAALLPNAQGQLQRLAFQDGQLWLQWREGAAFGADELQALQAQAQARGLTVLADAQGLRLQVDASKAPPAAGASTAQTSAPVRVGVTP comes from the coding sequence ATGACGACAAGGACTCCCTTCCCCGGCTCGTCTGGCTTCGAGAAGGCGCCTGACGTGATCCAGGCTGAGCTGCTGCGGCTGATGCTGCCGCCGACCCGCATGCTGGAGACCGCGACGGTGCGCGCCGCCTGGCGTCTGCCTCAGGGCGAGTGGCATGAAGCGACCTTCGAGCACCTCGCCGACGTCGCGGTCCGTCTTCGAGCCCGACGTGTGGAAGCCTGTCCGCACCCCAGCGAGGTGTCGATGACCGAGCTCACGCTGCCGCCGCTGCCCGCGAAGCTGCTGCGCACGGCGCTGCTCGGCGAACTCGACCTGTTGGTTCTCTCGGACACGGCCACGCTCGCGGTGGCCTCGGGCACGCGCACCGGCACGGGCCAGGTGCCCTTGGCGTGGATGAGCGCGGAGGCGCTGTCGCAGATCACGCAGACCCTGCAACGGATCGGCCTGCCGGTGCAGGCGGTCCTGCCACCGCCCGCCTTCTTGCCTCAGCCCGAAGACGGCGAGTCGGGCGACGGTCGCGCCACCGCCGTCTGCATCGACGACTGGGTGGTCGTGCGCTCCGCCGCCGATGAGGGCTTGCTGCTGCCGAACGCGGAGGGCTCGCGAGGTGCGGCGCAGATCGAGCAACGCCTGCGCGCCACGCGGCCCGACCATCCCGGCGTGCGGTGGCTCCAATTGAAAGGCGAGGGGGATTTCGTGAGCGATGGCCCGGCGGCCCGTACTCAAGTCGACAGCGAGGACACCGATGGCGGCCACGGCGAAGAGGCCAGCGAGCTGCCCGCCCCGTCCACATCGGCGTGGTCCGGCAGCGGCTGGACCTGGTCGCTCCCGCTGGCGCGACGCCACGGCGCCGGCGCAGACCATCGATGGCTGGCGCCCGCGCTGGGATGGTCCATGGCCGCCGCGATGGTGGCCGTCGTCGGACTTCAGGTGCAGGCGTCGGACCTGGCCGCGCAGGGCAAGGCCCTGTCGCGGCAGATGGCGGCTGATGTGAAGGCGGCCTTTCCGGACGTGCCGGTGGTGATCAATCCTCTGCAGCAGGCGCGCCAGCTTCGCGATGCGCGTCGCGCGGGCGTTGCCGTCGGCGGCGCACCATCGGATGACCCGGCGGCGCTGCTGCGGGCGGGCGCCGCCTTGCTGCCGAACGCCCAGGGGCAGCTTCAGCGCCTGGCGTTCCAGGACGGTCAACTGTGGCTCCAATGGCGCGAGGGCGCGGCCTTTGGTGCCGACGAGCTTCAAGCGCTGCAGGCGCAGGCCCAGGCGCGTGGTCTCACGGTGCTGGCTGACGCGCAGGGCCTTCGGCTGCAGGTGGATGCATCGAAGGCACCGCCCGCAGCGGGAGCGAGCACGGCACAGACGTCCGCCCCGGTGCGCGTCGGGGTGACCCCATGA
- a CDS encoding helix-turn-helix domain-containing protein, with protein sequence MDSLYSLGRAVAQLRQERGMTQKQLAALCGMGQSTLARFETGGVAEFGSRKLLRLLEVMGHQLSFTPKRSGFTLDDALAERQRQAREASETNASGRTRR encoded by the coding sequence ATGGACAGCCTTTATTCCCTTGGCCGAGCTGTGGCGCAACTCAGGCAGGAGCGCGGAATGACCCAGAAGCAGCTCGCGGCGCTTTGCGGCATGGGTCAGTCAACCCTCGCCCGATTTGAGACAGGCGGCGTCGCAGAGTTCGGTTCGCGCAAACTGCTTCGCCTGCTTGAGGTCATGGGCCACCAGTTGTCGTTTACACCCAAGCGAAGCGGCTTCACCCTGGACGATGCCTTGGCGGAACGGCAGCGTCAGGCTCGGGAAGCAAGTGAGACCAACGCTTCAGGGCGAACTCGGCGATGA
- a CDS encoding ATP-binding protein, which translates to MLATGGEAHAHSIHDFEHTGWTNKNGVVGSMIWVDDTPSGLMLLRTSAGYQVFDGTEFHSFSDDAPPPFQDVVQVVGQRAPTGAIYFQDPITRKILRSDGGRVEAVDDKDRAAAMTTRFQFDPRGIGWMGALNQLYRLEGLTVRAVNEEVGLPPNHTLAPLVVSREGALYLTVKQGDVGRLHYLLPGTARFQAMETPLNCYPLVLTPDGNALCASGSGLMRILMERGRPVGVQVLSNRSHGAMTVDRRGRAWMSSRGQLYFAQDWRELLRPGRIDQLIAKGFTVKDGLTSDGIGAIREDNLGQVWIATAAGLDRFRETRLRPVKLPRRKFGFAMLPDPEGGLWAANWDGLVMHLRDGKVEDVPSPTSVTALYAGRDGTVWVASELGLWKRPPGKSFVAVPNPPNFDLHYVRSLAEDDLGALWVQTGRRVVRWKAGQWSEPEGPVVPPPGTFYSIVSDARGRLWFQGRGPDTYVLENNRFKKLPSDANRAKVQVSTVLYSAGDRVWVGHRHGIGAYIGERFVPLRLKAGPVKDITGIVQTSNGDLWFHGRSEAYHVLADQVIAGLEGQPAEVEILSFHDGLTGATNDTEPRPTLVQDSQGLLWFSTTEGLFWLDPTASRETSPAPPAVILRSVQADGMIQAMRDMVSIPPLSGRVEVNYTAAALGVADRIQFRYRLQGVDKDWQQVGTRRSADYTQLAPGLHRFEVAATNERGVWSSAPSVLLIDVQPAWFQTAWFRGTAGFMLLVGLWVAYRLRVRVIARRERVRMGDIAKERERIARDLHDTLLQSMQGVILGFHGLATTLRPDDPVRTSIEGELERADELLGEARDRVRDLRTTGHDAVTLPEALALAATQLKVSARVRVTQDGQPRALEPSARDDLYLIAREALLNAALHANASEIELILRYRWRHMTLTVRDDGAGIPEDVLRRGKREGHFGVIGMRERAERLGGKLSLERLSRGGTRVMVQIPASTIYRSAPGDRRRRFRAAISLRVFLGSGSKPSQL; encoded by the coding sequence GTGCTGGCGACGGGAGGCGAGGCGCACGCGCACAGCATTCATGACTTCGAGCATACCGGGTGGACCAATAAGAACGGTGTGGTCGGTTCGATGATCTGGGTCGACGACACCCCCAGTGGATTGATGCTGTTGCGCACCTCCGCAGGCTATCAAGTGTTTGACGGCACGGAATTCCATTCCTTCAGCGACGACGCGCCGCCGCCGTTCCAGGATGTGGTGCAAGTCGTTGGACAACGCGCTCCGACCGGCGCTATCTACTTCCAGGACCCCATCACGCGAAAGATCCTGCGCAGCGACGGCGGCCGAGTGGAGGCGGTGGACGACAAGGACCGAGCGGCCGCAATGACGACCCGGTTCCAGTTCGACCCTCGTGGAATCGGCTGGATGGGCGCGCTTAATCAGCTGTATCGGCTGGAAGGCTTGACCGTTCGGGCAGTCAATGAGGAGGTGGGACTTCCCCCAAACCACACGCTCGCGCCTCTCGTTGTCAGTCGGGAAGGGGCGCTTTATCTCACCGTCAAGCAGGGAGACGTCGGTCGGCTGCATTACCTGCTTCCGGGCACGGCTCGTTTTCAAGCGATGGAAACACCGCTGAACTGCTATCCGTTGGTCCTCACCCCTGACGGCAATGCCTTGTGCGCGAGCGGGAGCGGTCTGATGCGGATCTTGATGGAGCGGGGAAGGCCCGTTGGCGTCCAAGTACTGAGCAACCGTAGCCACGGTGCCATGACGGTTGATCGACGAGGCCGCGCCTGGATGAGCTCGCGGGGCCAGCTGTACTTTGCTCAGGACTGGCGCGAACTGTTGAGGCCCGGTCGGATCGACCAACTGATTGCGAAAGGGTTCACTGTCAAGGACGGTCTGACATCCGACGGGATTGGCGCGATTCGCGAGGACAACTTAGGGCAGGTCTGGATCGCGACCGCGGCAGGCTTGGATCGTTTCCGTGAAACGCGCCTGCGGCCTGTCAAGCTGCCTCGCCGGAAGTTCGGCTTTGCGATGCTGCCGGACCCGGAGGGTGGATTGTGGGCGGCGAACTGGGATGGCTTGGTCATGCACCTTCGGGACGGGAAGGTGGAGGATGTGCCGAGCCCCACGAGCGTCACGGCGCTGTACGCGGGTCGTGACGGAACGGTCTGGGTCGCATCGGAATTGGGTCTGTGGAAACGCCCGCCCGGCAAGTCATTTGTGGCGGTACCGAACCCGCCGAATTTTGATCTGCATTACGTGCGCAGTCTGGCGGAGGATGACTTGGGGGCACTTTGGGTGCAGACAGGACGGCGCGTGGTGCGTTGGAAGGCCGGTCAATGGTCTGAACCTGAGGGCCCGGTCGTTCCGCCGCCAGGCACCTTCTACAGCATTGTGAGTGACGCTCGGGGCCGGCTCTGGTTTCAAGGGCGAGGTCCTGACACGTATGTGCTGGAAAACAACCGGTTCAAAAAGCTCCCGTCCGACGCGAACCGCGCCAAGGTGCAGGTCTCGACCGTGCTTTATTCGGCGGGCGATCGCGTCTGGGTTGGGCATCGGCATGGGATAGGGGCCTACATCGGTGAACGTTTCGTCCCGCTTCGTCTCAAGGCAGGGCCGGTTAAGGACATCACGGGAATCGTCCAGACATCGAACGGGGACCTGTGGTTTCACGGGCGCTCCGAGGCGTATCACGTGCTTGCGGACCAGGTGATTGCCGGTCTCGAGGGCCAGCCGGCGGAGGTGGAGATCCTGAGCTTCCACGATGGGCTGACCGGCGCAACCAATGATACGGAGCCCAGGCCGACCCTGGTGCAGGACAGTCAGGGGCTCCTGTGGTTTTCCACAACCGAGGGCCTGTTCTGGCTGGACCCGACGGCCTCCCGCGAAACCTCCCCTGCGCCCCCAGCGGTCATCCTGCGATCCGTGCAGGCCGACGGGATGATTCAGGCGATGCGTGACATGGTCTCCATTCCCCCGCTGTCAGGTCGTGTTGAGGTGAATTACACCGCTGCGGCACTGGGTGTTGCGGATCGAATCCAGTTCCGCTACCGCTTACAAGGTGTGGACAAGGACTGGCAGCAGGTTGGCACCCGGCGCAGCGCCGACTACACCCAGCTCGCGCCAGGTCTTCATCGCTTTGAGGTCGCCGCGACCAATGAACGAGGCGTCTGGTCGAGCGCGCCCAGCGTGCTGCTGATCGACGTTCAGCCCGCATGGTTCCAGACGGCCTGGTTTCGTGGGACGGCGGGCTTCATGCTGCTGGTGGGGCTCTGGGTGGCCTACCGCTTGAGGGTGCGCGTGATCGCACGGCGGGAGCGCGTGCGCATGGGCGACATTGCCAAAGAGCGGGAGCGTATCGCGCGTGACCTGCACGACACGCTGCTTCAGAGCATGCAGGGCGTGATTCTGGGCTTCCATGGTTTGGCGACCACCTTGAGGCCCGACGACCCGGTGCGAACGTCGATTGAAGGGGAACTGGAGCGGGCCGATGAGTTGCTGGGGGAGGCGCGGGACCGGGTTCGCGATTTGCGGACCACCGGACATGACGCAGTCACTCTTCCGGAGGCGCTCGCGCTGGCTGCCACTCAACTGAAGGTAAGCGCGCGCGTCCGCGTGACGCAGGACGGGCAACCTCGGGCGCTGGAGCCGTCCGCGCGAGACGACCTTTATCTCATTGCCCGAGAGGCGCTTCTCAATGCGGCGCTGCATGCCAATGCCAGTGAGATCGAGTTGATCCTGCGCTACCGTTGGCGCCACATGACGCTCACCGTGCGGGATGATGGCGCCGGCATTCCGGAAGATGTGCTTCGCCGCGGCAAACGGGAAGGACATTTCGGTGTGATTGGCATGCGGGAGCGTGCAGAGCGATTGGGTGGCAAGCTTTCGCTGGAGCGCCTGTCGCGCGGCGGGACGCGGGTGATGGTGCAGATCCCCGCCTCTACCATCTACCGAAGCGCCCCCGGAGATCGGCGGCGCAGATTCAGGGCGGCAATCTCCTTGCGGGTCTTCTTGGGCAGCGGCTCAAAACCAAGCCAGCTTTGA
- the gspM gene encoding type II secretion system protein GspM, producing the protein MKARLNALRWPLQRQLKPLVDAAQDRWRALSPRERLQIVGMVVAVVATAVWLLWARPALASIRHWENELPRLRSQAAALKDILGADGQPAARPSAITPQDRLQRLRASLDGAGLAGAYVLSDDGAAIHIEFDRAVDLSKGMAWLLAGPPTLQMKVAQFSLQRLDDRPISASRSDVRFTITIVAT; encoded by the coding sequence ATGAAAGCGCGTCTGAACGCCCTGCGGTGGCCGCTGCAGCGCCAACTCAAGCCGCTGGTGGATGCAGCGCAGGATCGATGGCGTGCGCTGTCGCCGCGCGAGCGCCTGCAGATCGTCGGCATGGTCGTGGCGGTGGTGGCGACGGCCGTCTGGCTGCTGTGGGCCCGGCCGGCGTTGGCGTCGATCCGGCACTGGGAGAACGAACTGCCGCGGCTTCGCTCCCAGGCCGCTGCGCTGAAGGACATTCTTGGCGCGGACGGCCAGCCCGCGGCTCGCCCGTCTGCGATCACGCCGCAGGATCGTCTCCAGCGCCTGCGCGCCAGCCTCGACGGCGCGGGCTTGGCCGGCGCCTATGTGCTGAGCGATGACGGGGCCGCGATTCACATCGAATTCGATCGTGCGGTCGATCTGTCCAAAGGCATGGCCTGGCTGCTCGCCGGGCCGCCGACGCTGCAGATGAAGGTGGCGCAGTTCTCGCTGCAGCGCCTGGACGACCGACCGATCTCCGCGTCGCGGAGCGACGTCCGATTCACCATCACGATCGTGGCGACATGA
- the gspK gene encoding type II secretion system minor pseudopilin GspK — translation MAVVSMLLVVAVIAVLAAALLSRQTAFIRAAQAEQTWAQARWLLRGEISRAQVVLRLDAQRDPTTRLDGGWNQPVVAQVLGQIEGAPAQAFTEITDEQAKFNLRNLVASGQLDAVEAGVFLRLCGLLGVPADQAGRIARRVVTSLVEADAQPIAAAAPASASEASLDEKEAQAIAQQLGIDGPPAHDLAPRPRVMDDLLATPGVEAGSIERLRPFVTVLPQRTWVNANTASAEVLSAWVPGLDVDRARAVLRTRDQGQWFINRGDFVNRLQMPTLDDTPLLIGITSQWFRVSTALQMSRTTLLMQALLHDDKDSLPRLVWLREGA, via the coding sequence ATGGCCGTGGTCAGCATGCTGTTGGTGGTCGCCGTGATCGCGGTGCTGGCCGCCGCGCTGCTGAGCCGGCAGACCGCCTTCATCCGAGCCGCTCAGGCCGAGCAGACCTGGGCCCAGGCGCGGTGGCTGCTCCGTGGTGAAATCAGCCGGGCGCAGGTGGTCCTGCGTTTGGACGCGCAACGCGACCCCACCACACGGCTCGACGGCGGATGGAACCAGCCTGTCGTCGCGCAGGTGCTCGGTCAGATCGAGGGCGCGCCGGCGCAGGCGTTCACCGAGATCACCGATGAACAGGCCAAGTTCAACCTTCGCAACCTGGTGGCGTCAGGCCAGTTGGATGCGGTCGAAGCCGGCGTGTTCCTGCGCCTGTGCGGCTTGCTGGGCGTGCCCGCCGATCAGGCGGGGCGCATCGCGCGGCGGGTGGTGACGAGTCTGGTAGAAGCAGATGCCCAGCCCATCGCCGCTGCAGCGCCCGCTTCAGCATCCGAAGCGAGTCTGGATGAAAAGGAAGCGCAAGCCATCGCCCAGCAATTAGGTATCGACGGCCCGCCTGCGCATGACCTGGCCCCGCGGCCACGGGTGATGGACGATCTGCTCGCCACGCCGGGCGTGGAGGCCGGCAGCATCGAGCGGCTGCGGCCCTTCGTCACCGTGTTGCCGCAGCGCACCTGGGTCAATGCCAACACCGCCAGCGCCGAGGTGCTGTCGGCCTGGGTGCCGGGGTTGGACGTCGACCGCGCCCGTGCGGTGCTCCGCACCCGCGATCAGGGTCAGTGGTTCATCAACCGCGGCGACTTCGTCAATCGGCTGCAGATGCCGACGCTGGACGACACCCCGCTGCTCATCGGCATCACCAGCCAATGGTTCCGTGTGTCCACCGCCTTGCAGATGTCCCGCACCACGCTGCTGATGCAGGCCTTGCTGCATGACGACAAGGACTCCCTTCCCCGGCTCGTCTGGCTTCGAGAAGGCGCCTGA
- the hrcA gene encoding heat-inducible transcriptional repressor HrcA: MLDERAKTLLKTLVDRYIADGQPVGSRTLSRASGLDLSPATIRNVMADLEELGLIASPHTSAGRIPTARGYRLFVDTLLTAQTLKSEVSSLESQLLPDQPQRVIANAAQMLSSLSSFVGVVTSPRKSSVFHHIEFLRLGERRVLVIMVSPEGDVQNRLVFTAQDVTQSDLTEASNRLNAHYSGMSLDVVRDRLRTEVDALRGEIASLMSAAVDVGTQSYEEQEPVVVSGERNLLTVQDFRHDMGSLRRMFDLFEEKTQLMRLLDVSSRAEGVRIYIGGESQVVPYEELSVVSAPYVVDGEVVGTLGVIGPTRMAYDRMIQIVDITSRMVSNALSQK, encoded by the coding sequence ATGCTCGACGAGCGCGCCAAAACACTTCTCAAAACCCTGGTTGACCGCTACATCGCGGACGGTCAACCGGTGGGCTCCCGCACGCTCTCCCGGGCTTCGGGCCTGGACCTGAGCCCGGCGACCATCCGCAACGTGATGGCGGACCTGGAAGAACTGGGCCTGATCGCCAGCCCGCACACCAGCGCCGGCCGCATCCCGACCGCCCGCGGCTACCGCCTGTTCGTGGACACCCTGCTCACGGCGCAGACCCTCAAGTCCGAGGTCTCCTCGCTGGAGTCGCAACTGCTGCCCGACCAGCCGCAGCGGGTCATCGCCAACGCGGCGCAGATGTTGTCCAGCCTGTCGAGCTTCGTGGGCGTGGTGACCTCGCCGCGCAAGAGCAGCGTTTTCCACCACATCGAATTCCTGCGCCTGGGCGAACGCCGGGTGCTGGTGATCATGGTGTCGCCGGAAGGGGATGTGCAGAACCGGCTGGTCTTCACCGCACAGGACGTGACCCAATCCGACCTGACCGAGGCCAGCAACCGGCTCAATGCCCACTATTCCGGCATGAGCCTGGACGTGGTGCGCGACCGTCTGCGCACCGAGGTCGACGCGCTGCGGGGCGAGATTGCCTCGCTGATGAGCGCGGCGGTGGATGTCGGCACGCAGAGCTACGAGGAACAAGAGCCGGTGGTGGTCTCTGGCGAACGCAACCTGCTGACGGTGCAGGACTTCCGGCACGACATGGGCAGCCTGCGGCGGATGTTCGACCTGTTCGAGGAAAAGACCCAGCTGATGCGGCTGCTGGATGTCTCCAGCCGCGCGGAGGGGGTGCGGATCTACATCGGCGGCGAGAGCCAGGTCGTGCCCTACGAGGAGCTGTCGGTCGTCTCCGCGCCCTACGTGGTGGACGGCGAGGTGGTGGGCACGCTGGGCGTCATCGGTCCGACGCGGATGGCGTATGACCGGATGATCCAGATTGTCGACATCACCTCGCGGATGGTGAGCAACGCGCTGTCTCAGAAGTAG
- a CDS encoding type II toxin-antitoxin system HipA family toxin: MRPTLQGELGDELHVCGHNDAVATLESTDGFRHVMTYHPDVQPEQFVSLLMPVRTESYVYPELHPLFRMNLPEGFLLSTLQEQLGPHVGASPLNLLSVVGRNAIGRVKVATPGADPTQPPVPFDLNGLLRGDNSEEAFVELVRRHAASGVSGVVPKFVSPNTLGEYGKGTLATERYIVKGTTARLPGVALNEHLCMEVSRQAGFPTAATEVSDDGQALVVHRFDFEPDGTTRKGMEDLCSLLTLRPEQKYESTWERVVGRIKDVTPQAEPQNAALSHLADLLLLTYALRNADRHTKNIALLYSSRDHIELVPVYDMLTITVYDDYATNPPGMPLEGRSTWMPGKALERFLQTRCNVMPAQTLERIERICEAIVQVTPQVVAATARHPAFYETGKRMLHAWNDGMNSLRLQKTWSLPSLDKSIAAARFSDPAPSKAGTVEKIGRSPLLGKR; the protein is encoded by the coding sequence GTGAGACCAACGCTTCAGGGCGAACTCGGCGATGAACTGCACGTCTGCGGCCACAACGACGCTGTCGCCACACTGGAGTCCACAGACGGCTTCCGGCATGTGATGACCTACCACCCAGACGTCCAGCCTGAGCAATTCGTCTCCCTGCTCATGCCCGTGCGTACGGAGTCCTACGTCTATCCGGAACTGCACCCGCTGTTCCGAATGAATCTTCCCGAGGGCTTCCTGCTCTCCACCCTGCAAGAGCAGCTCGGCCCGCATGTCGGCGCCTCGCCTCTGAATCTGCTCTCAGTGGTCGGACGCAACGCCATCGGGCGGGTCAAGGTGGCCACACCTGGCGCCGACCCAACCCAGCCGCCGGTGCCCTTCGACTTGAACGGCCTCCTGAGGGGCGACAACTCGGAAGAGGCGTTCGTTGAGCTGGTGCGCCGACACGCAGCGTCCGGGGTCTCCGGCGTCGTTCCGAAATTCGTTTCGCCCAACACATTGGGCGAGTACGGCAAGGGCACCCTAGCCACCGAGCGCTACATCGTCAAAGGCACCACCGCTCGTCTGCCGGGTGTGGCCCTCAACGAACACCTGTGCATGGAAGTGTCGCGTCAGGCCGGGTTTCCGACCGCAGCGACCGAGGTCTCCGACGATGGCCAAGCGCTGGTCGTGCATCGCTTCGACTTTGAGCCCGACGGCACGACCCGAAAAGGCATGGAGGACTTGTGCAGCTTGCTCACGCTGCGGCCCGAGCAGAAGTACGAGTCGACGTGGGAGCGCGTGGTCGGGCGCATCAAGGACGTCACGCCTCAGGCCGAACCACAGAACGCCGCGCTCTCTCACCTTGCCGACCTGCTGCTGCTGACCTACGCGTTGCGCAATGCCGACCGCCATACGAAGAACATCGCCCTGCTCTACAGCTCCCGCGACCACATCGAGTTGGTGCCCGTCTACGACATGTTGACCATCACGGTCTATGACGACTACGCGACGAATCCGCCAGGCATGCCCTTGGAAGGGCGCAGTACCTGGATGCCGGGTAAAGCATTGGAGAGGTTTCTGCAAACGCGCTGCAACGTCATGCCGGCGCAAACACTTGAACGCATTGAGCGCATCTGCGAGGCCATCGTTCAGGTCACGCCGCAGGTGGTTGCGGCCACAGCGCGGCACCCTGCGTTTTACGAAACGGGCAAGCGCATGCTGCATGCGTGGAACGACGGAATGAACAGCCTGCGTCTTCAGAAAACATGGAGCCTGCCGTCGCTGGATAAGTCCATCGCGGCTGCGAGGTTCTCCGATCCAGCGCCAAGCAAGGCCGGGACGGTCGAGAAGATTGGTCGATCGCCGCTACTGGGGAAGCGCTAG